Proteins from a genomic interval of Calypte anna isolate BGI_N300 chromosome 6, bCalAnn1_v1.p, whole genome shotgun sequence:
- the LOC115598528 gene encoding uncharacterized protein LOC115598528 isoform X4, which produces MLRSLLAGCLCPPAGKKSPPAEDKVVLTHMKILSNEGIQNPGLMLEAAADPASTEKSPLPTAPSPPTHPGASEAADAPAEPSSGSLPGSADGLGSTDCVARLPDLSTFESKCRLHRFSKFESEDSGVELPSGANSPSTPTASEKSFVLHSRDSFCDSGVLSTSSSPEINHLVMRTCQEHAGEVSPQEPEGAKRAEEEADTGQGPAPSLGGFRVPQEESPDGHFDQSERESLEKEPTLEMDLPRERILPTPAPLEEPKTLADSFPENLGSTPDLQIHGHQLKKCPTSASLDEYMDECCRLSEVNRGSSQALGSGLGYLEHICQLIEKIGQLQEHNLRLQKKVCSLQKELRMSQIKEEYFLQHCSCGAASIFLSSYQDVKMFFSGRSRPHSLLVQTGNSSDLSIIPEIGGNTEKLSSCHGRERCWDSGSSQLVVGLRKQPNNKNNKENEFREAGGMAEGQALPKDPADRKGLDTSRNSWGESHAWGRMKDLMRKTRLRNQNKLGLSSAALKRSCPQLYRPDIVSPEVRKTERNSMIVLGQNTKNENLWPF; this is translated from the exons GGAAGAAGAGCCCACCAGCTGAGGACAAGGTTGTGCTGACCCACATGAAGATCCTGAGCAATGAAGGCATCCAGAACCCCGGGCTGAtgctggaggctgcagctgacccagccagcacagagaAGTCCCCTCTGCccactgccccctccccaccaacCCACCCCGGAGCCTCCGAGGCAGCGGAtgccccagcagagcccagctcagGCTCCCTGCCCGGCTCTGCGGATGGGCTGGGAAGCACAGACTGTGTAGCCAGGCTGCCTGACCTCAGCACCTTCGAGTCCAAGTGCAGGCTCCACAGGTTTTCCAAATTTGAGTCCGAGGACTCCGGGGTGGAGCTGCCGAGCGGGGCCAATTCCCCCTCCACGCCGACGGCTTCGGAGAAGAGCTTTGTGCTTCACAGCAGAGACTCCTTCTGTGACTCCggggtgctcagcacctcctcctccccagaaaTCAACCACCTGGTGATGAGAACATGTCAGGAACATGCTGGAGAAGTCAGCCCCCAGGAGCCAGAGGGTGCAAAGagagctgaggaggaggcagacaCCGGGCAGGGTCCGGCACCTTCCCTGGGAGGCTTCAGGGTCCCTCAGGAGGAAAGCCCTGATGGACATTTTGACCAAAGTGAAAGGGAGTCTTTGGAAAAGGAACCTACCCTGGAGATGGACCTTCCCAGGGAAAGAATTCTCCCCACCCCTGCTCCCCTGGAAGAGCCCAAGACATTAGCTGACAGTTTCCCAGAGAACTTAGGCAGCACACCAGACCTCCAGATCCATGGCCACCAGCTGAAGAAGTGTCCCACGAGTGCCAGTCTGGATGAATACATGGATGAGTGCTGCAGGCTGAGTGAG GTGAACAGGGGGAGCAGCCAAGCCctgggctctgggctggggtACCTGGAACACATTTGCCAGCTGATAGAGAAGAttgggcagctgcaggagcacaaCCTCCGCCTCCAAAAGAAGGTCTGCAGCTTGCAGAAAGAGCTGAGGATGAGCCAGATCAAAGAG GAGTATTTTCTGCAGCATTGCTCCTGTGGAGCTGCCAGCATCTTCCTCAGCTCCTACCAAGAtgtgaagatgtttttttctgggaggaGCAGACCTCACAGCCTCTTGGTTCAGACTGGGAACTCTTCTGATCTCTCCATCATCCCAGAAATTGGAGGCAACACTGAAAAGCTGAGCAGCTGCCATG GAAGGGAGAGATGCTGGGATTCAGGGAGCAGCCAGCTGGTGGTGGGGCTCAGGAAGCAGCCAAACAATAAGAACAACAAGGAGAATGAGTTCAGAGAAGCTGGTGGCATGGCTGAGGGACAGGCTTTGCCAAAGGACCCTGCAGACAGAAAG ggtCTGGACACCAGCAGGAACAGCTGG GGTGAGAGCCATGCCTGGGGGAGGATGAAAGATCTGATGAGAAAGACAAGGCTGAGAAACCAGAACAAGCTGGGGctgtcctctgctgctctgaagaggTCTTGCCCACAGCTGTACAG GCCAGACATTGTGTCTCCAGAGGTGAGGAAAACCGAGAGGAACTCCATGATCGTTCTGGGGCAAAACACAAAGAATGAGAACCTTTGGCCTTTCTGA
- the LOC115598528 gene encoding uncharacterized protein LOC115598528 isoform X1, translating to MFSWHRSFTLPAPRAGKKSPPAEDKVVLTHMKILSNEGIQNPGLMLEAAADPASTEKSPLPTAPSPPTHPGASEAADAPAEPSSGSLPGSADGLGSTDCVARLPDLSTFESKCRLHRFSKFESEDSGVELPSGANSPSTPTASEKSFVLHSRDSFCDSGVLSTSSSPEINHLVMRTCQEHAGEVSPQEPEGAKRAEEEADTGQGPAPSLGGFRVPQEESPDGHFDQSERESLEKEPTLEMDLPRERILPTPAPLEEPKTLADSFPENLGSTPDLQIHGHQLKKCPTSASLDEYMDECCRLSEVNRGSSQALGSGLGYLEHICQLIEKIGQLQEHNLRLQKKVCSLQKELRMSQIKEEYFLQHCSCGAASIFLSSYQDVKMFFSGRSRPHSLLVQTGNSSDLSIIPEIGGNTEKLSSCHGRERCWDSGSSQLVVGLRKQPNNKNNKENEFREAGGMAEGQALPKDPADRKGLDTSRNSWGESHAWGRMKDLMRKTRLRNQNKLGLSSAALKRSCPQLYRPDIVSPEVRKTERNSMIVLGQNTKNENLWPF from the exons CAGGGAAGAAGAGCCCACCAGCTGAGGACAAGGTTGTGCTGACCCACATGAAGATCCTGAGCAATGAAGGCATCCAGAACCCCGGGCTGAtgctggaggctgcagctgacccagccagcacagagaAGTCCCCTCTGCccactgccccctccccaccaacCCACCCCGGAGCCTCCGAGGCAGCGGAtgccccagcagagcccagctcagGCTCCCTGCCCGGCTCTGCGGATGGGCTGGGAAGCACAGACTGTGTAGCCAGGCTGCCTGACCTCAGCACCTTCGAGTCCAAGTGCAGGCTCCACAGGTTTTCCAAATTTGAGTCCGAGGACTCCGGGGTGGAGCTGCCGAGCGGGGCCAATTCCCCCTCCACGCCGACGGCTTCGGAGAAGAGCTTTGTGCTTCACAGCAGAGACTCCTTCTGTGACTCCggggtgctcagcacctcctcctccccagaaaTCAACCACCTGGTGATGAGAACATGTCAGGAACATGCTGGAGAAGTCAGCCCCCAGGAGCCAGAGGGTGCAAAGagagctgaggaggaggcagacaCCGGGCAGGGTCCGGCACCTTCCCTGGGAGGCTTCAGGGTCCCTCAGGAGGAAAGCCCTGATGGACATTTTGACCAAAGTGAAAGGGAGTCTTTGGAAAAGGAACCTACCCTGGAGATGGACCTTCCCAGGGAAAGAATTCTCCCCACCCCTGCTCCCCTGGAAGAGCCCAAGACATTAGCTGACAGTTTCCCAGAGAACTTAGGCAGCACACCAGACCTCCAGATCCATGGCCACCAGCTGAAGAAGTGTCCCACGAGTGCCAGTCTGGATGAATACATGGATGAGTGCTGCAGGCTGAGTGAG GTGAACAGGGGGAGCAGCCAAGCCctgggctctgggctggggtACCTGGAACACATTTGCCAGCTGATAGAGAAGAttgggcagctgcaggagcacaaCCTCCGCCTCCAAAAGAAGGTCTGCAGCTTGCAGAAAGAGCTGAGGATGAGCCAGATCAAAGAG GAGTATTTTCTGCAGCATTGCTCCTGTGGAGCTGCCAGCATCTTCCTCAGCTCCTACCAAGAtgtgaagatgtttttttctgggaggaGCAGACCTCACAGCCTCTTGGTTCAGACTGGGAACTCTTCTGATCTCTCCATCATCCCAGAAATTGGAGGCAACACTGAAAAGCTGAGCAGCTGCCATG GAAGGGAGAGATGCTGGGATTCAGGGAGCAGCCAGCTGGTGGTGGGGCTCAGGAAGCAGCCAAACAATAAGAACAACAAGGAGAATGAGTTCAGAGAAGCTGGTGGCATGGCTGAGGGACAGGCTTTGCCAAAGGACCCTGCAGACAGAAAG ggtCTGGACACCAGCAGGAACAGCTGG GGTGAGAGCCATGCCTGGGGGAGGATGAAAGATCTGATGAGAAAGACAAGGCTGAGAAACCAGAACAAGCTGGGGctgtcctctgctgctctgaagaggTCTTGCCCACAGCTGTACAG GCCAGACATTGTGTCTCCAGAGGTGAGGAAAACCGAGAGGAACTCCATGATCGTTCTGGGGCAAAACACAAAGAATGAGAACCTTTGGCCTTTCTGA
- the LOC115598528 gene encoding uncharacterized protein LOC115598528 isoform X3 encodes MFSWHRSFTLPAPRGKKSPPAEDKVVLTHMKILSNEGIQNPGLMLEAAADPASTEKSPLPTAPSPPTHPGASEAADAPAEPSSGSLPGSADGLGSTDCVARLPDLSTFESKCRLHRFSKFESEDSGVELPSGANSPSTPTASEKSFVLHSRDSFCDSGVLSTSSSPEINHLVMRTCQEHAGEVSPQEPEGAKRAEEEADTGQGPAPSLGGFRVPQEESPDGHFDQSERESLEKEPTLEMDLPRERILPTPAPLEEPKTLADSFPENLGSTPDLQIHGHQLKKCPTSASLDEYMDECCRLSEVNRGSSQALGSGLGYLEHICQLIEKIGQLQEHNLRLQKKVCSLQKELRMSQIKEEYFLQHCSCGAASIFLSSYQDVKMFFSGRSRPHSLLVQTGNSSDLSIIPEIGGNTEKLSSCHGRERCWDSGSSQLVVGLRKQPNNKNNKENEFREAGGMAEGQALPKDPADRKGLDTSRNSWGESHAWGRMKDLMRKTRLRNQNKLGLSSAALKRSCPQLYRPDIVSPEVRKTERNSMIVLGQNTKNENLWPF; translated from the exons GGAAGAAGAGCCCACCAGCTGAGGACAAGGTTGTGCTGACCCACATGAAGATCCTGAGCAATGAAGGCATCCAGAACCCCGGGCTGAtgctggaggctgcagctgacccagccagcacagagaAGTCCCCTCTGCccactgccccctccccaccaacCCACCCCGGAGCCTCCGAGGCAGCGGAtgccccagcagagcccagctcagGCTCCCTGCCCGGCTCTGCGGATGGGCTGGGAAGCACAGACTGTGTAGCCAGGCTGCCTGACCTCAGCACCTTCGAGTCCAAGTGCAGGCTCCACAGGTTTTCCAAATTTGAGTCCGAGGACTCCGGGGTGGAGCTGCCGAGCGGGGCCAATTCCCCCTCCACGCCGACGGCTTCGGAGAAGAGCTTTGTGCTTCACAGCAGAGACTCCTTCTGTGACTCCggggtgctcagcacctcctcctccccagaaaTCAACCACCTGGTGATGAGAACATGTCAGGAACATGCTGGAGAAGTCAGCCCCCAGGAGCCAGAGGGTGCAAAGagagctgaggaggaggcagacaCCGGGCAGGGTCCGGCACCTTCCCTGGGAGGCTTCAGGGTCCCTCAGGAGGAAAGCCCTGATGGACATTTTGACCAAAGTGAAAGGGAGTCTTTGGAAAAGGAACCTACCCTGGAGATGGACCTTCCCAGGGAAAGAATTCTCCCCACCCCTGCTCCCCTGGAAGAGCCCAAGACATTAGCTGACAGTTTCCCAGAGAACTTAGGCAGCACACCAGACCTCCAGATCCATGGCCACCAGCTGAAGAAGTGTCCCACGAGTGCCAGTCTGGATGAATACATGGATGAGTGCTGCAGGCTGAGTGAG GTGAACAGGGGGAGCAGCCAAGCCctgggctctgggctggggtACCTGGAACACATTTGCCAGCTGATAGAGAAGAttgggcagctgcaggagcacaaCCTCCGCCTCCAAAAGAAGGTCTGCAGCTTGCAGAAAGAGCTGAGGATGAGCCAGATCAAAGAG GAGTATTTTCTGCAGCATTGCTCCTGTGGAGCTGCCAGCATCTTCCTCAGCTCCTACCAAGAtgtgaagatgtttttttctgggaggaGCAGACCTCACAGCCTCTTGGTTCAGACTGGGAACTCTTCTGATCTCTCCATCATCCCAGAAATTGGAGGCAACACTGAAAAGCTGAGCAGCTGCCATG GAAGGGAGAGATGCTGGGATTCAGGGAGCAGCCAGCTGGTGGTGGGGCTCAGGAAGCAGCCAAACAATAAGAACAACAAGGAGAATGAGTTCAGAGAAGCTGGTGGCATGGCTGAGGGACAGGCTTTGCCAAAGGACCCTGCAGACAGAAAG ggtCTGGACACCAGCAGGAACAGCTGG GGTGAGAGCCATGCCTGGGGGAGGATGAAAGATCTGATGAGAAAGACAAGGCTGAGAAACCAGAACAAGCTGGGGctgtcctctgctgctctgaagaggTCTTGCCCACAGCTGTACAG GCCAGACATTGTGTCTCCAGAGGTGAGGAAAACCGAGAGGAACTCCATGATCGTTCTGGGGCAAAACACAAAGAATGAGAACCTTTGGCCTTTCTGA
- the LOC115598528 gene encoding uncharacterized protein LOC115598528 isoform X2 produces MLRSLLAGCLCPPAAGKKSPPAEDKVVLTHMKILSNEGIQNPGLMLEAAADPASTEKSPLPTAPSPPTHPGASEAADAPAEPSSGSLPGSADGLGSTDCVARLPDLSTFESKCRLHRFSKFESEDSGVELPSGANSPSTPTASEKSFVLHSRDSFCDSGVLSTSSSPEINHLVMRTCQEHAGEVSPQEPEGAKRAEEEADTGQGPAPSLGGFRVPQEESPDGHFDQSERESLEKEPTLEMDLPRERILPTPAPLEEPKTLADSFPENLGSTPDLQIHGHQLKKCPTSASLDEYMDECCRLSEVNRGSSQALGSGLGYLEHICQLIEKIGQLQEHNLRLQKKVCSLQKELRMSQIKEEYFLQHCSCGAASIFLSSYQDVKMFFSGRSRPHSLLVQTGNSSDLSIIPEIGGNTEKLSSCHGRERCWDSGSSQLVVGLRKQPNNKNNKENEFREAGGMAEGQALPKDPADRKGLDTSRNSWGESHAWGRMKDLMRKTRLRNQNKLGLSSAALKRSCPQLYRPDIVSPEVRKTERNSMIVLGQNTKNENLWPF; encoded by the exons CAGGGAAGAAGAGCCCACCAGCTGAGGACAAGGTTGTGCTGACCCACATGAAGATCCTGAGCAATGAAGGCATCCAGAACCCCGGGCTGAtgctggaggctgcagctgacccagccagcacagagaAGTCCCCTCTGCccactgccccctccccaccaacCCACCCCGGAGCCTCCGAGGCAGCGGAtgccccagcagagcccagctcagGCTCCCTGCCCGGCTCTGCGGATGGGCTGGGAAGCACAGACTGTGTAGCCAGGCTGCCTGACCTCAGCACCTTCGAGTCCAAGTGCAGGCTCCACAGGTTTTCCAAATTTGAGTCCGAGGACTCCGGGGTGGAGCTGCCGAGCGGGGCCAATTCCCCCTCCACGCCGACGGCTTCGGAGAAGAGCTTTGTGCTTCACAGCAGAGACTCCTTCTGTGACTCCggggtgctcagcacctcctcctccccagaaaTCAACCACCTGGTGATGAGAACATGTCAGGAACATGCTGGAGAAGTCAGCCCCCAGGAGCCAGAGGGTGCAAAGagagctgaggaggaggcagacaCCGGGCAGGGTCCGGCACCTTCCCTGGGAGGCTTCAGGGTCCCTCAGGAGGAAAGCCCTGATGGACATTTTGACCAAAGTGAAAGGGAGTCTTTGGAAAAGGAACCTACCCTGGAGATGGACCTTCCCAGGGAAAGAATTCTCCCCACCCCTGCTCCCCTGGAAGAGCCCAAGACATTAGCTGACAGTTTCCCAGAGAACTTAGGCAGCACACCAGACCTCCAGATCCATGGCCACCAGCTGAAGAAGTGTCCCACGAGTGCCAGTCTGGATGAATACATGGATGAGTGCTGCAGGCTGAGTGAG GTGAACAGGGGGAGCAGCCAAGCCctgggctctgggctggggtACCTGGAACACATTTGCCAGCTGATAGAGAAGAttgggcagctgcaggagcacaaCCTCCGCCTCCAAAAGAAGGTCTGCAGCTTGCAGAAAGAGCTGAGGATGAGCCAGATCAAAGAG GAGTATTTTCTGCAGCATTGCTCCTGTGGAGCTGCCAGCATCTTCCTCAGCTCCTACCAAGAtgtgaagatgtttttttctgggaggaGCAGACCTCACAGCCTCTTGGTTCAGACTGGGAACTCTTCTGATCTCTCCATCATCCCAGAAATTGGAGGCAACACTGAAAAGCTGAGCAGCTGCCATG GAAGGGAGAGATGCTGGGATTCAGGGAGCAGCCAGCTGGTGGTGGGGCTCAGGAAGCAGCCAAACAATAAGAACAACAAGGAGAATGAGTTCAGAGAAGCTGGTGGCATGGCTGAGGGACAGGCTTTGCCAAAGGACCCTGCAGACAGAAAG ggtCTGGACACCAGCAGGAACAGCTGG GGTGAGAGCCATGCCTGGGGGAGGATGAAAGATCTGATGAGAAAGACAAGGCTGAGAAACCAGAACAAGCTGGGGctgtcctctgctgctctgaagaggTCTTGCCCACAGCTGTACAG GCCAGACATTGTGTCTCCAGAGGTGAGGAAAACCGAGAGGAACTCCATGATCGTTCTGGGGCAAAACACAAAGAATGAGAACCTTTGGCCTTTCTGA